From bacterium:
CTGTGCTTGAATACGTTCAATGGCGATACGCACAATTTCTTTTCTATCTCTTGAATCACTTCCATATCCTCCCGTTTGAAAATAAGAGTGGATATTTCCTCGTGCTAGCTTCATGTGTGCTGTAGGTTGCAGGTTTCCCGTTTCTATTCCAAGAACAATATCTTTCTCACGAGAAAGTGTTGTGAGTAGCGACTCAATGCCTGGTAAGAGTGTAAAATTTTCATGATGGGTAATCATGGTCTGAAAATGCGCAATAAACCGTTCTTGAAGACGCTCATTCTCACGGCTCGTCTGAGGTTTACCATTCATCAAGTGACAGATTTCATCGATAATATCCGGATCTGTCCTTCCATTTAAATTGATTGATTCCCACGAGGGTGTCATCTCAAAAACATCCTGGAATGCTTTTTTGAAAGCGTTTTCTCCAATTCCTCTTGCTCTAAGCAATGTTCCATCAATATCAAAGAGAACAATGTGTTTCATGATTTGTCATATATTCTATTAAAACGAAGAGAGCCTATGAGTTCGCTATTTTCTGAGAAAGGACTTGTAGACCAACGGTACTCGACTCTAATGCACGACCCTCGCCTAACGCGTGCTCATAACAGCCATAGCACGCAGGAAAATACTTCTCCTCAGCTCCAAGATCGACGGAAGGTCCTTCAAGAGTCGCTATTCCATCTTTGTGCTTCAGATTCATGATTGCTTTCTTCGCACAGTATGCGCATGTGGTTTTAATCTCTTCAATACTATCTGCCAGCTCAAAAAGTCGCTGTGAACCAGGAAAAGCATTTGTTCTGAAGTCTGCCCGAAGACCGTAACAGA
This genomic window contains:
- a CDS encoding HAD family hydrolase, translating into MKHIVLFDIDGTLLRARGIGENAFKKAFQDVFEMTPSWESINLNGRTDPDIIDEICHLMNGKPQTSRENERLQERFIAHFQTMITHHENFTLLPGIESLLTTLSREKDIVLGIETGNLQPTAHMKLARGNIHSYFQTGGYGSDSRDRKEIVRIAIERIQAQSAFPTEFSVTVIGDSVNDILAAEANFARSIGVSTGGITFETFTAKCTPTLLLSDLSDTDSIVSFIKAS